Proteins from one Amycolatopsis endophytica genomic window:
- a CDS encoding YybH family protein — protein sequence MKDEATTPEDLAVMFVERANARDAKALSELYAEDAVLAFPPGSQTTGRDAIRGVLEQMLAHTGEEFRVEEPMPTVRHGDLALTSTRPADNTGGRVQVARRQPDGTWLRIIDRPEIRRPE from the coding sequence ATGAAGGACGAGGCCACCACGCCGGAAGACCTCGCGGTGATGTTCGTGGAACGCGCGAACGCCCGGGACGCCAAGGCGCTGTCGGAGCTCTACGCCGAGGACGCGGTGCTGGCGTTCCCGCCCGGTTCGCAGACCACCGGCCGCGACGCGATCCGCGGGGTGCTGGAGCAGATGCTGGCGCACACCGGTGAGGAGTTCCGGGTCGAGGAGCCGATGCCGACCGTCCGCCACGGCGACCTCGCGCTGACCTCCACGCGGCCCGCCGACAACACCGGCGGACGGGTGCAGGTGGCGCGACGCCAGCCGGACGGCACCTGGCTGCGGATCATCGACCGGCCGGAGATCCGCCGTCCGGAGTGA